CATCATCACCCAGGCCATCGCCCTCATCCTCTCCCTCGGCATCGATGGAAACCAAGGCTACACCGGCGGCCGGAACGGCATCACCGACCTGAGAACGCTCAACGGCTGGGACATCCGCAGCGAGAACGCCCAATGCATCCTCTACTTCGTCTCCTGCTCGCTCCTCTTCATCGTCGTCCTCGGATCGAAATACATCATCAACACCCGCCTCGGGCGCGTGCTCGTCGCCATCCGTGACCGCGAGGACCGCGTCCGCTTCTCCGGCTACAACGTCGCCATGATCCGGACCTTCGTCTTTGCCTTCGCCGCCATGCTCAGCGGCCTCGGGGGCGCGCTCTTCGTCCTCCAGGTCGGCTTCATGTCGCCCTCCATCATCGGCATCATCCCCTCCATTGAAATGGTGATCTTCACCGCCGTCGGAGGTCGCCTCTCCGTGATAGGAGCCATCCTCGGCTGCCTCATCGTCAACTGGGGCAAGACCACCTTCTCCGAGGCCTACCCGGACCTCTGGCTCTATCTCATGGGCGGGACCTTCATCGCCGTCGTCATGTTCTTCCCGAACGGACTCGTCGGCCTGCTCGATAAGATCCCCACCCAGAAAGGCAGATACTCCCAGCTCATCGCCCGCCTGAGAAAGCCGCCCGGCTCGCCCTCACCGGACGAAGACGAAGCCCTGCCCGCCGACGGAACCAACAACCCCAGCATCCGTTCCAATGAACATCAATAATCCCAACGTCCTCGAAATCGAAGACCTCGGAGTTTCCTTCGACGGATTCAAAGCGGTTGACGGATTCAACTTCTACCTCGCCCAAAACCATGTCCACGTGATCATCGGGCCGAACGGAGCCGGCAAAACCACCGTTCTCGATCTCATTTGCGGCAAGACCCTCGCCACCTCCGGCAGCATCAAGTTCAAAGGAAAGGAACTCCGCGGCCGGAAGGAATTCAAAATCGTCCGCGACGGCATCGGCCGGAAATTCCAGAACCCCTCGATCTACGAAAACCTCACCGTCTTCGAGAATCTCGAGCTATCCCACCCCACCGGCCGCGGCGTCATCGGCTGCCTCCTTTTCCGCCGCACGGACGAAATCAAAAACCGCTGCGACCAGGTCGCCTCCCAGATCGGCCTGCTCGACAAGCTCGACACCGAGGCCGGCATCCTCAGCCACGGCCAGAAACAATGGCTGGAGATCGGAATGCTCCTCATGCAGGAACCGGAAATCATCATGCTCGATGAACCCGTCGCCGGCATGAGCGTCCGTGAACGCACCCAGACCGCCGAGCTGCTCCGCCGCATCTCCACCGACCGCTCCGTCCTCGTCATCGAGCACGATATGGAATTCGTCCGCGAGATCGCCGACCGCGTCACCGTCATGCACCTCGGGAAAGTGATCGCCGAAGGCTCCATGGACTCCGTCAGCGCGGATCCGAAAGTCATCGAAGTCTACATCGGCCACTAATCACACCCTCATGATATCCGTCAAAAACATCCAGGTCTGCTACGGACAAAGCGTCGTCATCCCGGACATGAGCTTCACCGCTCCCAAAGGGGAAATCCTCGGCATCGTCGGGCGCAACGGCATGGGCAAGAGCACCCTCTTCCGCGCCCTCATCGGGATGATCCCCACCCGCTCCGGGAAGATCACCCTGGAAGACAAGGAAATCACCCACCAGCCCTCCTACAAGCGCGTCGCCGGAGGGATCGCCTACGTTCCCCAGGGGCGCATGATATTCCCTTACCTCAACGTCTACGAGAACCTCATCTCCGGAGTCGCCGGGCGTGTCAGCCAATCCGCGGTCGAGGAAATCTACGCCCTCTTCCCCGTCCTCCACGAAATGCGGAAACGCAAAGGCGGGAACCTCTCCGGAGGCCAGCAGCAGCAGCTCGCCATCGGCCGCGCCCTCATGACCAATCCCAGCGTCCTCCTCCTTGATGAACCCACGGAAGGCATCCAGCCCTCCATCATCAAGGACATCTCGCGGAGCCTCCGTGAAATCCGCGACCTCAGGAACCTCACCATCGTTGTCAGCGAGCAGGTCCTCAGCTTCGTCCTCGATACCTGCGACAACATCATGGTCATCGATAAAGGAAAACTCATCCGCGAAGACCGCCGCGCCGATGTCGATGCGGAACAAATCAAGGCCATGCTCGCCGTCTGAAAATCCCAATCCCAACCTGAACCGAACACTCATGAAAACACTGATCAAAGTCGATCTCGACGCCCCGCCGGAATCATTGGACTACCTCCACAACCGCTGGCATCCGGACATTCCAATGGTCGCCTACGTCAAGCCGGGCGATGAGTTCCGGGTCGAGTGCATCGATTGGACCGGCGGCCAGATCAAGAATGACGACGACGCCAAAGACATCGAGATCGTCGATCTCAGCAAGGTCCACTACCTCAGCGGCCCCATCGGGGTCGAAGGTGCGGAACCCGGCGACCTCCTCGTCGTGGACATCCTCGATGTCGGCACGCTCAAAGAATCGGACTGGGGATTCACCGGCCTCTTCTCGAAAACCAATGGCGGCGGCTTTCTGACCGACCACTACCCGGACGCCCGCAAGGCCTGCTGGGATTTCCACGGGATCTACACCTCCTCCCGCCACATCCCGAACGTCGAGTTCGCGGGCATCATGCACCCCGGCCTCATCGGCTGCCTCCCCTCCAAGGAGCTCCTGGACACCTGGAACAAACGCGAGAAAGAACTCTACGACACCGAGCCTGGCCGTGTCCCCGCACTCGCCACCCTTCCCTATGCGGACACCGCCCACATGGGCCGCATGACCGGATCCGCACGCGATGCCGCCGCCGCCGAAGGCGCCCGCACCGTCCCCCCGCGCGAACACGGCGGAAACTGCGACATCAAGAACCTCACCAAAGGCTCAAAAGTCTACTTCCCCGTCTATGTCAAAGATGGCGGCCTCTCCATGGGCGACATCCACTTCAGCCAGGGCGATGGCGAAATCACCTTCTGCGGTGCCATCGAAATGGCCGGCTTCCTCGACATCCGCGTTTCGCTCATCAAGAACGGCGTCCAAAAATATGGCATCCTCAACCCCATCTTCATGCCAAGCCCGCTCCAGCCGAACTACACCAAACACATCATCTTCGAGGGCATCTCCGTCGATGAAAAGGGCAAGCAATTCTACCTCGATCCCCACGTCGCCTACCGCATGGCCTGCCTCAACGCCATCGAGTACATGAAAAAATTCGGCTACACCGGTGAACAGGCCTACGCGATTCTCGGGACCGCTCCCGTCGAAGGACGCATCAGCGGCATCGTCGATATTCCCAACGCCTGCGCCACACTCTGGCTGCCCACGGAAATCTTCGACTTCGACATCACCCCGAATGCCAGCGGCCCCACCATCCAGGTCCCTCAGGGAATCGATCTCGCGAAAGTCCTCTAACAGAAATCCATCCCGTGCCAGTCTACGATTTCACCTGTGGCGATTGCGGTGATTTCCGCGAAGTCCGGTCCATCGATGAGAGGAACAACCCCGCCCGCTGTCCGGACTGCCGGAAAGCGGCGCGGAGGATGATCCTCGCGCCGAATCTCGGGCTGATGAACCCGGTTGCCCGCAAGGCGTCCGCGGTCAACGAGAAAAGCCGCCACGAGCCGCGTGTCAGTAATCCCCACTCCTGCGGCTCGGGCTGCGGCTGCGGAACACCCGTCAGAGGAATCCGCCGGAAGGAAACCCCGCTCGGAGTCCTCCAGACGCAGAAACCCTCCGCCCGGCCCTGGATGCTCGGACACTGAGAGATCCTCCGGCGGGGATCGGTCCGGAAAATCCCCCCGCACATCGTCACACATTTGAGGCTCAGCTTTCCGGGTTTTCGTTGATGATCCGGCAATATGCCTGCGTTTGGGGGGCGCCCCCCCCGACGAAGCGGCCGCGTAAGATTCCTCGGGCAACCGGAATCGGTTTGAGGGAGGGGGTGCGGCAACTGAGCTTTTGGGCCGGAACCGCTGGGAATCCCAGTGAGAAAAGATCACCGGAAGGTTCGATGCGGAGAAAGTGGCGGTGGACTAATTCGGAAACTAGCTACGGTCTCTGTATTCGATATCAAACGCTTACAGATCCTACAGAGAGGTTCGAAAAAAAATCGGAGTAGGACGAGCTTCCGAATAATGCCGAGCTCAGGATTCAAAGCCGGGCAGGTGAGGAGCAGAAAGAAAGGTTCGAATCGTAAACCGGGTTGGACGATCTTTCGACTAATGTCGGCCTCAGTATTTGAAGGGAGGAGACGAACAGAAC
The window above is part of the Akkermansiaceae bacterium genome. Proteins encoded here:
- the urtC gene encoding urea ABC transporter permease subunit UrtC; translated protein: MPLLLRTVFKTRGEAIAFGALLLLILVIFPIFLPVFRLNLVGKYLTFGFVAVGLVLLWGRCGILSLGQGVFFGLGGYCMAMFLKLEASDPVTTSIQSTPGIPDFMDWNQLTALPTFWEPFKSLPFTIFAVFFVPAAVAFIIGWALFKRRVGGVYFAIITQAIALILSLGIDGNQGYTGGRNGITDLRTLNGWDIRSENAQCILYFVSCSLLFIVVLGSKYIINTRLGRVLVAIRDREDRVRFSGYNVAMIRTFVFAFAAMLSGLGGALFVLQVGFMSPSIIGIIPSIEMVIFTAVGGRLSVIGAILGCLIVNWGKTTFSEAYPDLWLYLMGGTFIAVVMFFPNGLVGLLDKIPTQKGRYSQLIARLRKPPGSPSPDEDEALPADGTNNPSIRSNEHQ
- the urtD gene encoding urea ABC transporter ATP-binding protein UrtD, with translation MNINNPNVLEIEDLGVSFDGFKAVDGFNFYLAQNHVHVIIGPNGAGKTTVLDLICGKTLATSGSIKFKGKELRGRKEFKIVRDGIGRKFQNPSIYENLTVFENLELSHPTGRGVIGCLLFRRTDEIKNRCDQVASQIGLLDKLDTEAGILSHGQKQWLEIGMLLMQEPEIIMLDEPVAGMSVRERTQTAELLRRISTDRSVLVIEHDMEFVREIADRVTVMHLGKVIAEGSMDSVSADPKVIEVYIGH
- the urtE gene encoding urea ABC transporter ATP-binding subunit UrtE; this encodes MISVKNIQVCYGQSVVIPDMSFTAPKGEILGIVGRNGMGKSTLFRALIGMIPTRSGKITLEDKEITHQPSYKRVAGGIAYVPQGRMIFPYLNVYENLISGVAGRVSQSAVEEIYALFPVLHEMRKRKGGNLSGGQQQQLAIGRALMTNPSVLLLDEPTEGIQPSIIKDISRSLREIRDLRNLTIVVSEQVLSFVLDTCDNIMVIDKGKLIREDRRADVDAEQIKAMLAV
- a CDS encoding acetamidase/formamidase family protein — protein: MKTLIKVDLDAPPESLDYLHNRWHPDIPMVAYVKPGDEFRVECIDWTGGQIKNDDDAKDIEIVDLSKVHYLSGPIGVEGAEPGDLLVVDILDVGTLKESDWGFTGLFSKTNGGGFLTDHYPDARKACWDFHGIYTSSRHIPNVEFAGIMHPGLIGCLPSKELLDTWNKREKELYDTEPGRVPALATLPYADTAHMGRMTGSARDAAAAEGARTVPPREHGGNCDIKNLTKGSKVYFPVYVKDGGLSMGDIHFSQGDGEITFCGAIEMAGFLDIRVSLIKNGVQKYGILNPIFMPSPLQPNYTKHIIFEGISVDEKGKQFYLDPHVAYRMACLNAIEYMKKFGYTGEQAYAILGTAPVEGRISGIVDIPNACATLWLPTEIFDFDITPNASGPTIQVPQGIDLAKVL
- a CDS encoding zinc ribbon domain-containing protein, coding for MPVYDFTCGDCGDFREVRSIDERNNPARCPDCRKAARRMILAPNLGLMNPVARKASAVNEKSRHEPRVSNPHSCGSGCGCGTPVRGIRRKETPLGVLQTQKPSARPWMLGH